Part of the Paenarthrobacter sp. JL.01a genome is shown below.
GAAGTCCCTGATGCCATGCGCGAGAAGATCGGCCGCATGTGCGACGTCGACATCGACGCCGTGGTCAACGCAGCCGACGCACCCAGCATCTACGACATTCCCAAGACCCTGCATTCCCAGGGCCTGGACTCCTACATCGTGCGTGCATTGGATCTGCCGTTCAAGGATGTCGACTGGACCAAGTGGGACAAGCTGCTTGAAGCCGTCCACAACCCGAAGCACCATGTTGAGATTGCCCTGGTGGGCAAGTACATCGACCTTCCGGACGCATACCTCTCCGTGACTGAGGCCCTTCGTGCAGGCGGCTTCGCCAACGAGGCCAAGGTCAAGATCCGCTGGGTCCCCTCGGATGAGTGCGAAACCCTGGAAGGGGCCAAGAAGTCCCTGGCCGGCGTCGACGCCATCTGTGTTCCCGGTGGCTTCGGTATCCGCGGCCTCGAAGGCAAGCTGGGCGCTTTGAAGTTTGCCCGTGAATCCAAGCTCCCCGTCCTTGGCCTGTGCCTTGGCCTGCAGTGCATGGTGATCGAGTACGCACGCAACGTCGTTGGCTTGGAAGGTGCTTCCTCCAGCGAGTTCGAGCCGGACTCCAAGTACCCGGTCATCGCCACCATGGAAGAGCAGCTGGATATCGTTGAGGGCAAGGGAGACCTGGGCGGCACCATGCGCCTGGGCCTCTACGAAGCCAAGCTCGACGAAGGCTCGGTCATTGCCGAAACCTATGGCACCACCACGGTCAGCGAGCGTCACCGCCACCGCTACGAGGTGAACAACAAGTACCGCGAGCAGATTGCCGCCGAGGGCCTGGTCTTCTCCGGTACCTCACCTGACGGCAAGCTGGTGGAGTACGTGGAGCTTCCCCGTGAAGTCCACCCGTACTACGTGGCAACTCAGGCGCACCCGGAGCTCAGCTCCCGCCCCACGCGCCCGCACCCGCTGTTCGCAGGTTTGGTCAAGGCTGCCCTGGAACGTCGTGAAGGCAGCCCTGTGGCTACCAAGACCGGCGCCCGCACGGTAGCAGCGAAGTAACTACGCAAGCACTAACGAAGGACGGCGCGATGCCCGGTATTTCTGAAACCCCCCGCACATCAAGGCAGGTTTCGGACATGCCGAGCCCGCGCCGTCTTTTGTCTACCAGCAAGGTCTACGAAGGCCGGATCTGGGACGTTGTCAGTGACTCGTTCCAGCTCAGCGAAGGCACGGACACGCTGGTGCGTGATTACATCGACCACCCTGGCGCAGTAGCTGTGCTGCCCATGAACGTCGACGGGGAAATCCTGCTGCTGAAGCAGTACCGTCACCCCGTTGGCATGGACCTGTGGGAAATTCCTGCTGGTTTGTTGGATGTCGAAGGCGAGGATTTCGTCGTCGGCGCGGCCCGGGAACTCGCGGAGGAAGCCGACCTCACGGCGGCAACGTGGAATGTGCTGGTGGACTTCTTCAATTCGCCCGGCTCCTCCAGCGAAGCTGTCCGCATTTACCTTGCCCGTGGCCTGAAGGACGTTCCGGAAGCTGACCGCCATGTCCGCACGGACGAAGAGGCGGAGATCGAACTTCACTGGGTCCCGCTCGAAGAAGCTGTCAAGGCAGTTCTTGAAGGCCGTCTGCACAACCCCTCAGCCGTCCTGGGCATCCTGGCGGCCGCAGCTGCGAAGGCCGATGGATTCACCAGCCTCCGTCCTGCCAATGCGCCGTGGCCGGCACATCCGAGCCAGCGCTGAGCATGGCAGAGGCGGCGACCCGGCCGCTCAACGGGATTGACCGTGCGGTCACGGACTACCTGCAGCACGTCGGGGTGGAGCGGGGCCTCGCGGCAAACACCCTGGCCGCGTACCGCCGCGACCTGGCACGCTATGCCAACTTCCTCGCCGCCCAAGGTGCCGGACAGCCGGGGGACATCACACGACACCACGTGACAGCCTTTGTCCAGGCGTTGTCGGACGGGTCCGACGGCGGAGCGGCCCTGGGCGTCCGTTCGGCCGCACGCACTGTGGTGGCCGTCCGTGGCCTCCACAAGTTTTGGGCGTTGGAAGGGACGACGACGGCGGACCCCGCCAGCGATGTCCACCCGCCAATGCCGGGCAAGCGGCTTCCGAAAGCCATCAGCGTAGGTGAAGTGACACGCATCCTGGAAGCTGCAGGCTCGGATACTGCCACGGGACTGCGGGACCGGGCCCTGCTTGAGTTCCTCTATTCCACCGGCGCCCGCATCAGCGAGGCCGTGGGCTTGGATGTGGACGACGTTTCCTTGGCTGATCCAGGATCCGGACCGGCGATCGTCAGGCTGTTCGGAAAAGGGTCCAAGGAACGGTTGGTGCCGCTGGGCTCCTATGGTGCACGCGCCGTCGGGTCTTATGTGGTGCGGGGCCGCCCCCTGTTGGCGTCCAAAGGGAAGGGAACGCCGGCGCTGTTCCTCAACGCCCGCGGCGGCCGCATCAGCAGGCAGAGCGCCTGGACCATCCTGAAGACGGCCGCGGAGCGGGCGAATATCACCAAGGATGTCTCACCACACACCCTGAGGCATTCCTTCGCCACTCACTTGCTCGAAGGTGGAGCGGACGTCAGAGTAGTGCAGGAACTGCTTGGTCACGCCTCTGTGACCACCACACAGGTGTATACGCTGGTAACCGCCGACACCCTGCGTGAGGTTTATGCGGCAGCCCATCCCCGGGCGTTGGGCTAGTCGCCGCTTCTCAGGGCTATTCCAGAACGTTCAGGGTCAATTCGACCGCGTCCACGGACACCGCCAGCAGCGACGTTCCCAGGCCAGCCACCAGCAAGAGGCCAGGGTGCGCCAGGCCCACCACTACGCGTTTGAGCCGTGGCCGACGACGCAGGAACCTTTTCGGGACGCGCGTTTTGACCGGCACTTGGCGCCAGCCCCGCAATCGGCGCAGGAACCACGCACAACGCACAATGAAGGCCATCCACAAAACGGAGAGAACCAAGGGCACGGCCGCCACCATGAGGTTGAACCCCAGGGCGGTGACTTCCTTTTCCGAATCACCGACCACCGTCTGGACCGTGGTGGAGATGGACGCACTCATCACAACCGAAGCCGCCCACACCATGAATGCGGCCACAAGGGCCAGGAACCGAACAAAAAAGTGGCCCAATACCGTCGCGTCAACCGCACGCAGGTGGCTTCGCGGCGTCGCATGCAACACCACCAGGGTCGAAACCAAGGTGGGCAGCGCCGCCAATAGGACCAGCAGGTACCAGGTCCAACCGGCCACATCGAGCACTTCGTCCAGGACGATGAGCCCGGCCCACAGCAGGGTCCACGCCCATCCCGCGTAGAGCGGATGCGCAACAAGCCATCGTGGCAGCCAACTGTCCGGATCAGTCGTGCTCTTGGCGGGAGTTGCCACACTGGCGCCCGCGTCACCCCCAGCTTCACTCATGGGGTCACTGTAGCAATGGCCGCTGCGGCAAGGGAGATCAGGTTAAGGTAGGCAGCATGACAGCAGCCCATGTGACCTTGTGCTTCCTGCTCCGGACAGGATCCGACGGCGAGCACGTCCTTCTCGGAACCAAGAAGACCGGGTTCGGACGAGGCAAAGTGGTGGGCGTCGGTGGACATGTGGAGGCGGGGGAGACCGCCCTTGAAGCGGCGTGCCGCGAGGTGATGGAGGAAATCAACGTCGTAGTGGAAGCCGCTGACCTGGTCCCCGCGGGCACCGTCGACTTCGTGTTTCCGGCCAGGCCCGAATGGAATATGGCCACCACGGTGTTCCTGACGCGTTCGTGGGTCGGGGAACCGTCCGAAAGCGAGGAGATCGCGCCCGCTTGGTTCCCCGTCCACCAGCTGCCGGTGGAGCGGATGTGGGCAGATGCCGAGCATTGGTTGCCGGCCATGATCTCCGGCAGGCGTATTGCCGTGCGGGTGGACCTGGCCGCGGACAACGAGAACGTGGCGGACGTGCACACAGTGGAGTGGGTGGAACCCGGGCGCTGAAACAACGACGGCGGGCTGGTCGCCTCTCGGTGGCCGGCCCGCCGTCGTGGTTTTTAGGTGGACGAAGCCTTAGGGCACGTGCCGCTCTTCCGGACCGTTGTATTCGCTCAGCGGGCGGATCAACGAGTTCGAGGCGAGCTGCTCCATGACGTGGGCTGTCCAGCCGGTGATGCGGCTGGCCACGAACAGCGGGGTGAACGTCTGCGTGTCGAAGCCCATGAGATGGTAGGTGGGCCCTGCCGGATAGTCAAGGTTCGGCTTGATGGCCTTGGCCTCGTCCATGGCCTGTTCCAAACCGTTGTAGAGGCCCAGGAGTTCCGGCCGCCCGTAGTGGGCGATCATCTTGTCCAGGGCGGCCTTCATGGTGGGGACGCGCGAATCGCCGTGCTTGTAGACACGGTGCCCGAAGCCCATGACCTTCTTCTTGTGGGCCAGGGCATCTTCCATCCACGTCTTGGCCCTGGAAGCCGCTTCTTCAAGTGCTTCCTCGGTGCGGATGCCAATCTCGTCGAACGTGTGCATGACGGCCTCGTTGGCACCACCGTGCAAGGGACCCTTCAGCGCTCCGATGGCGGCGGTAACGGCTGAATGGAGGTCCGCAAGGGTGGAGGTGACAACCCGGGCGGTGAACGTTGAGGCGTTGAACGAGTGCTCTGCGTAGAGGATCATCGAAACGTTGAAAGCCTCCACGACCTCGTCCACGGGCTCTTCGCCGAACGTCATCCAGAGGAAGTTGGCCGAGTAGCCAAGGTCATCGCGGGGTTCCACAGGCTCCTGTCCACGACGGCGGCGCTGGTCGTACGCCACTACCGCGGGCATGGCCGCCCAGAGGTCGATGGCCTTTTTCATGTTGGCCTCAGGCGAGGAGTCCTCTGCCAATTCATGCCGGGCACCGAGCACGGAAGCGGCGGTCCGGCAAACATCCATGGGGTGGGCGGTGGTGGGCAGGGCGTCAACCACTTGCTTCACGACCGGGTCCAGGGCGCGGCCCGCGCGCTCGCGGGCAGTGAATTCTTCCAGCTGCTTCCCGTCCGGCAGCTCCCCGTTCCACAGCAGGTAGGCCACCTCTTCGAAACTGCATTTGGCGGCCAGTTCCTGGACCGGGTACCCGCGGTACAGCAGGGAGTTGGTCTCCGGATTGACCTTCGAGACGGCGGTGTAGTCCACCACGACTCCGGCAAGGCCTTTTTTGATGTCAACATCTGCCATGTTGAACTCCTTTGTTCGTAGTGCGGGCGCGCCTTGAATTTTCGGCGGACCCGCGTTCCCCTTGATGAATCCGGAACCTAGCGGACGCCAGGAACCTGGAAGTTGAAAACGCCGGTATCGAATTGGTTGTATGCCTCGTAGTCGACGAGT
Proteins encoded:
- a CDS encoding CTP synthase, yielding MISSNSVVQRSNSRVNSRFPGSSKTTKHIFVTGGVASSLGKGLTASSLGHLLRARGLSVTMQKLDPYLNVDPGTMNPFQHGEVFVTDDGAETDLDIGHYERFLDENLEGSANVTTGQVYSTVIAKERRGEYLGDTVQVIPHITDEIKRRMRLPAEGKNAPDVIITEIGGTVGDIESQPFLESARQVRQDVGRNNVFFLHVSLVPYIGPSQELKTKPTQHSVAALRSIGIQPEAIVIRSDREVPDAMREKIGRMCDVDIDAVVNAADAPSIYDIPKTLHSQGLDSYIVRALDLPFKDVDWTKWDKLLEAVHNPKHHVEIALVGKYIDLPDAYLSVTEALRAGGFANEAKVKIRWVPSDECETLEGAKKSLAGVDAICVPGGFGIRGLEGKLGALKFARESKLPVLGLCLGLQCMVIEYARNVVGLEGASSSEFEPDSKYPVIATMEEQLDIVEGKGDLGGTMRLGLYEAKLDEGSVIAETYGTTTVSERHRHRYEVNNKYREQIAAEGLVFSGTSPDGKLVEYVELPREVHPYYVATQAHPELSSRPTRPHPLFAGLVKAALERREGSPVATKTGARTVAAK
- a CDS encoding NUDIX domain-containing protein, coding for MPGISETPRTSRQVSDMPSPRRLLSTSKVYEGRIWDVVSDSFQLSEGTDTLVRDYIDHPGAVAVLPMNVDGEILLLKQYRHPVGMDLWEIPAGLLDVEGEDFVVGAARELAEEADLTAATWNVLVDFFNSPGSSSEAVRIYLARGLKDVPEADRHVRTDEEAEIELHWVPLEEAVKAVLEGRLHNPSAVLGILAAAAAKADGFTSLRPANAPWPAHPSQR
- the xerD gene encoding site-specific tyrosine recombinase XerD → MAEAATRPLNGIDRAVTDYLQHVGVERGLAANTLAAYRRDLARYANFLAAQGAGQPGDITRHHVTAFVQALSDGSDGGAALGVRSAARTVVAVRGLHKFWALEGTTTADPASDVHPPMPGKRLPKAISVGEVTRILEAAGSDTATGLRDRALLEFLYSTGARISEAVGLDVDDVSLADPGSGPAIVRLFGKGSKERLVPLGSYGARAVGSYVVRGRPLLASKGKGTPALFLNARGGRISRQSAWTILKTAAERANITKDVSPHTLRHSFATHLLEGGADVRVVQELLGHASVTTTQVYTLVTADTLREVYAAAHPRALG
- a CDS encoding 8-oxo-dGTP diphosphatase → MTAAHVTLCFLLRTGSDGEHVLLGTKKTGFGRGKVVGVGGHVEAGETALEAACREVMEEINVVVEAADLVPAGTVDFVFPARPEWNMATTVFLTRSWVGEPSESEEIAPAWFPVHQLPVERMWADAEHWLPAMISGRRIAVRVDLAADNENVADVHTVEWVEPGR
- a CDS encoding bifunctional 2-methylcitrate synthase/citrate synthase produces the protein MADVDIKKGLAGVVVDYTAVSKVNPETNSLLYRGYPVQELAAKCSFEEVAYLLWNGELPDGKQLEEFTARERAGRALDPVVKQVVDALPTTAHPMDVCRTAASVLGARHELAEDSSPEANMKKAIDLWAAMPAVVAYDQRRRRGQEPVEPRDDLGYSANFLWMTFGEEPVDEVVEAFNVSMILYAEHSFNASTFTARVVTSTLADLHSAVTAAIGALKGPLHGGANEAVMHTFDEIGIRTEEALEEAASRAKTWMEDALAHKKKVMGFGHRVYKHGDSRVPTMKAALDKMIAHYGRPELLGLYNGLEQAMDEAKAIKPNLDYPAGPTYHLMGFDTQTFTPLFVASRITGWTAHVMEQLASNSLIRPLSEYNGPEERHVP